The proteins below come from a single Limosilactobacillus reuteri genomic window:
- a CDS encoding DsbA family oxidoreductase → MEIQYWADIACPYCYMGITQLQRALKELKIADQTPLKFMSFQLDPTLPTTTNLSMTEYYAKTHQLTKQEAVTQIHKIDQLAADIDLPIKMENAIPVNTLAAHRLIKYIESLNDQALLNKAVKRLYQLYFNDNESIADYEALTVAMNEIGLPVADVKKVLESNQYEDEVRKNERRAFMIGMPSAPLFVINNKYSITGAQPYEVFLEALKKVKDTTK, encoded by the coding sequence ATGGAAATTCAATACTGGGCTGATATTGCGTGCCCATATTGCTATATGGGAATTACACAATTACAACGGGCGCTTAAAGAATTAAAGATTGCCGATCAGACACCATTAAAATTTATGTCATTTCAACTAGATCCAACGTTGCCAACAACAACTAATTTATCAATGACAGAATATTATGCAAAAACTCATCAACTAACTAAGCAAGAAGCTGTTACACAAATACATAAAATTGATCAACTTGCTGCCGATATTGATTTACCAATTAAGATGGAAAATGCGATTCCTGTTAATACATTAGCTGCTCATCGCTTAATAAAATACATTGAGAGTTTAAATGACCAAGCATTACTTAATAAGGCTGTTAAACGTCTTTATCAACTTTATTTTAATGATAATGAATCAATCGCGGACTATGAAGCTCTAACTGTTGCAATGAATGAAATCGGACTACCTGTTGCTGATGTTAAAAAGGTTCTTGAATCTAATCAGTATGAAGATGAAGTTCGAAAAAATGAACGGCGCGCATTTATGATTGGAATGCCAAGTGCACCGCTATTTGTGATTAATAATAAGTATTCAATCACTGGTGCACAACCTTATGAAGTATTTTTAGAAGCCTTGAAAAAAGTAAAAGATACAACTAAATAA
- a CDS encoding type II toxin-antitoxin system RelE/ParE family toxin, producing MYEVVFYEDKNGNSEIGDYFEKISQSKQKQDKAIYLKMRHQIKMLQALGPVLHTPQAKKLKGYRHQLWELRPMPERVFYGVWKKNNFVLLNHYAKKKDETDPRQIERALSLLDDWYERKGK from the coding sequence ATGTATGAAGTAGTTTTTTACGAAGATAAAAATGGAAATAGTGAAATTGGTGATTATTTCGAGAAAATTTCGCAAAGTAAACAAAAGCAAGATAAAGCAATTTATTTAAAAATGCGCCATCAAATTAAGATGTTACAAGCTCTTGGTCCTGTGTTACATACACCACAAGCAAAAAAATTAAAGGGTTATAGGCATCAACTATGGGAGTTACGACCTATGCCAGAAAGAGTATTTTATGGAGTATGGAAGAAAAATAATTTTGTATTATTAAATCATTATGCTAAGAAAAAGGATGAAACAGATCCTCGTCAGATAGAAAGAGCCTTGTCGCTACTTGACGATTGGTACGAAAGGAAGGGTAAATAA
- a CDS encoding DNA/RNA non-specific endonuclease, with protein sequence MRFRFNKKTQYLLLALVAVLGIGSFSQPSDKGSTLPQGIQRVASWRHSSNNNRSSSFTPPTQEQATGVLSNGVRQQLGTSDIKWNGYGAFILNNNQTALNANINNAPYAVNRRDSRGRAWQGDAWLNRTTRQYRNRNETGNGATNWKPAGFLQAHNLKGGISHAYDRGHLLGYALVGGIRGFDASESNPANIATQTAWANEARSSTSTGQNYYEGLVRKALDQNKQVRYRVTDVYDGNNLVPSGAHIEAKSKDGSLQYNVFVPNVQNNISINYATGAVTQVNTN encoded by the coding sequence ATGCGATTTCGATTCAATAAAAAGACCCAGTATTTACTTTTAGCTTTAGTAGCGGTTCTCGGCATTGGTAGTTTTTCCCAGCCATCTGACAAGGGAAGTACCTTACCACAGGGAATCCAGCGAGTAGCGTCTTGGCGCCATTCCAGCAATAATAATCGATCATCTTCTTTTACGCCGCCAACCCAAGAGCAGGCTACGGGTGTTCTTTCTAATGGCGTTCGTCAGCAGTTAGGAACATCTGATATAAAATGGAATGGTTACGGAGCGTTTATTTTAAATAACAATCAGACGGCACTAAACGCAAATATTAATAATGCGCCATACGCTGTTAATCGACGTGATTCGCGTGGACGAGCATGGCAAGGTGACGCGTGGCTCAATCGAACAACACGGCAATACCGTAATCGAAACGAAACTGGGAATGGAGCCACTAATTGGAAGCCAGCTGGATTTTTACAAGCCCATAACTTAAAAGGTGGTATCTCCCATGCTTATGATCGCGGACACTTACTAGGATATGCATTAGTAGGTGGTATCCGTGGTTTTGATGCTTCAGAGTCAAATCCCGCTAATATTGCAACTCAAACTGCTTGGGCCAACGAAGCTCGAAGCAGTACATCAACCGGGCAGAACTACTATGAAGGCTTAGTGCGAAAAGCTCTGGATCAAAATAAACAAGTTCGTTACCGGGTAACTGACGTATATGATGGTAATAATTTAGTGCCTTCGGGTGCCCATATTGAGGCCAAGTCAAAGGATGGCAGTTTGCAATACAATGTATTCGTCCCCAATGTGCAAAACAATATTAGTATAAATTATGCAACAGGGGCAGTAACGCAAGTGAACACGAATTAA
- a CDS encoding alpha/beta hydrolase, which yields MKHTLKVDQVRDGLWLDSDITYTQVPGWLGNTTRDLKLSVIRHFQTNDDTRYPVIFWFAGGGWMDTDHNVHLPNLVDFARHGYIVVGVEYRDSNKVQFPGQLEDAKAATRYIRANAKRFQADPNRFIAMGESAGGHMASMLGVTNGLNQFDKGANLDYSSDVQVAVPFYGVVDPLTAKTGSASNDFDFVYRNLLGAEPENAPELDSAANPLTYVNSTSTPFLIFHGTEDVVVPIKDSEKLYDALVENNVPTELYEIEGASHMDVKFLQPQVFKIVMDFLDKYLTRP from the coding sequence ATGAAACATACGCTTAAAGTTGATCAAGTACGTGACGGTTTATGGCTAGATTCAGATATTACGTATACGCAAGTTCCTGGATGGCTTGGTAATACAACGCGAGATTTGAAGCTTTCAGTCATTCGGCATTTTCAAACTAATGATGATACACGTTACCCAGTAATTTTTTGGTTTGCTGGTGGCGGCTGGATGGATACTGATCACAATGTTCATCTGCCAAATTTGGTTGATTTTGCTCGGCATGGTTATATTGTTGTTGGTGTCGAATATCGTGATAGCAATAAAGTTCAGTTTCCTGGGCAATTGGAAGATGCTAAGGCTGCTACTCGTTATATAAGAGCTAATGCCAAGCGCTTTCAAGCTGATCCTAATCGGTTTATTGCGATGGGAGAATCAGCTGGTGGTCATATGGCAAGTATGTTAGGTGTTACTAATGGTCTTAACCAATTCGACAAAGGTGCTAATTTAGATTACTCCAGTGATGTTCAAGTAGCGGTTCCTTTTTATGGTGTAGTTGATCCCTTAACCGCTAAAACAGGAAGTGCATCAAACGATTTTGATTTTGTTTACCGTAATTTGCTTGGCGCTGAGCCTGAAAACGCTCCCGAGCTTGATTCTGCTGCAAATCCCCTCACGTATGTAAATTCTACTTCTACGCCCTTTCTTATCTTTCATGGTACGGAGGATGTCGTTGTTCCAATCAAAGATAGTGAAAAGCTTTATGATGCATTAGTTGAAAACAACGTTCCTACTGAATTATACGAAATTGAAGGTGCAAGTCACATGGATGTAAAATTCCTTCAACCACAGGTATTTAAAATTGTGATGGACTTTTTAGATAAGTATTTAACCCGGCCATAG
- a CDS encoding lipopolysaccharide assembly LapA domain-containing protein — MKKQSTTIASIVILIIIAIFALLNTATVVVNLFGAQVKMPLVLLIFICLLIGAIIIYLLSFSNHLKTNKQLKELQSSRVSKDELKKYQKKIDQLQKENTQLRKQLKSKTTVEKPQDSSTN, encoded by the coding sequence ATGAAAAAGCAATCTACAACCATTGCTTCAATCGTTATTCTGATCATAATCGCTATCTTTGCACTATTAAATACGGCAACTGTAGTAGTCAATCTTTTTGGAGCACAAGTAAAAATGCCACTAGTGCTGCTAATCTTTATCTGTTTACTTATTGGGGCTATTATTATTTACTTGCTATCATTTTCTAATCACCTCAAAACTAATAAGCAATTAAAAGAATTACAATCATCGCGTGTTAGTAAGGACGAATTAAAAAAGTATCAAAAAAAGATTGACCAACTGCAAAAAGAAAATACACAGTTAAGGAAACAACTTAAAAGTAAAACTACTGTAGAAAAGCCACAAGATTCTTCTACAAATTAA
- a CDS encoding helix-turn-helix domain-containing protein, translating to MRKWEDIDKHQTAATKEELSIVDTLSFLEVQRIKQGISQTKFAKKIGMTQPQLAKIENLDSIPTLPTLNKYAAGLGLQIKLSISPLMEAK from the coding sequence ATGAGAAAATGGGAAGATATAGATAAGCATCAGACGGCTGCAACAAAAGAAGAATTATCGATTGTTGATACCTTGTCTTTTTTAGAAGTACAAAGAATTAAACAGGGCATTTCGCAAACAAAATTTGCAAAAAAAATCGGTATGACACAACCTCAATTGGCTAAAATCGAGAATTTAGATTCAATCCCTACGCTGCCTACATTAAATAAATATGCTGCTGGATTAGGTTTGCAAATCAAGTTGTCTATTTCTCCATTGATGGAAGCCAAGTAG
- a CDS encoding alpha/beta hydrolase encodes MKKSLKIAGISIGSLILLAFGIQGFLLRGTPGQPLSPQNYQDKIEYSSVPTLLIPGWGGSTVTYNKMIKYYQQKNIAQKVLMIWVAPNRRIWTEGDFHGQKNALIQVLFAWNYNGTYHPQIKQLTTVLNYLQKHYHMQKINVVAHSYGGTEFIHAYMGSKYLQDHMRLNKVVFLGVPVEESLSDQLKYRYHLVNKSTDKNFHQLFLEMKNWQLNYPVEIYNLMGSEEGSKTTDGAVPHIQSEMLKSLIKAHPSIRYHQKVYPKTTHFQLHRRTKILNNIANILWGRN; translated from the coding sequence ATGAAAAAATCTTTAAAAATTGCCGGAATTAGTATTGGTAGCCTAATTCTTCTTGCTTTTGGTATTCAGGGTTTCTTACTACGAGGAACACCTGGACAACCCTTATCACCACAAAATTACCAAGATAAAATAGAGTATTCTTCTGTTCCTACGTTACTTATTCCTGGTTGGGGCGGAAGTACGGTTACTTATAATAAGATGATTAAGTACTATCAGCAGAAAAACATTGCACAAAAAGTTTTAATGATCTGGGTTGCCCCTAACAGACGTATCTGGACTGAAGGAGACTTTCATGGGCAAAAGAATGCCTTAATTCAAGTTTTATTTGCTTGGAACTATAATGGTACTTACCATCCACAAATCAAGCAACTGACGACTGTTTTGAACTATTTGCAGAAACACTACCATATGCAGAAAATTAATGTTGTTGCCCACTCATATGGAGGCACAGAATTCATTCATGCTTATATGGGTTCAAAATATCTTCAAGATCATATGCGGTTAAATAAAGTAGTCTTTTTAGGGGTACCAGTTGAAGAAAGTCTTAGCGATCAGTTAAAATATCGCTATCATTTAGTTAATAAATCGACAGACAAGAATTTTCACCAATTATTTTTAGAGATGAAAAATTGGCAATTAAATTATCCAGTTGAAATTTATAATTTAATGGGTAGTGAAGAAGGCAGTAAAACAACTGATGGAGCTGTTCCGCATATCCAATCGGAAATGTTAAAATCATTAATTAAAGCTCATCCATCGATTAGGTATCATCAAAAAGTATATCCAAAAACTACTCATTTTCAATTACATCGCCGCACAAAAATTTTAAACAATATCGCTAACATTTTATGGGGAAGGAATTAA
- a CDS encoding DUF454 family protein translates to MILKLVLKLGWILLGSILFVGGIIGMLLPVIPQVPFFLLTIWCITKISPRFHNWLLSNPLYIKYAKPLVNRLENLKHNPKQRAQKINNK, encoded by the coding sequence ATGATCTTAAAATTAGTATTAAAACTTGGATGGATCTTGTTAGGGAGTATTTTATTCGTCGGTGGTATAATTGGGATGCTTCTCCCTGTTATTCCCCAGGTTCCATTCTTCCTCCTCACAATATGGTGTATTACTAAAATTTCACCACGTTTTCACAACTGGCTCCTTAGTAATCCACTCTACATAAAATATGCAAAACCCTTGGTAAATCGGCTTGAAAATTTGAAACACAATCCGAAACAAAGGGCACAAAAAATTAATAATAAATAA
- a CDS encoding nucleoside 2-deoxyribosyltransferase, producing MTNQKSKTVYFCAGWFTDKQNKAYEDAMNAIKDNPTVDVENSYVPLQHQYKGLRVDEHPELLQDREWSTATYNGDRVGVSTSDMLLAVYIPEEEDVGMGVELGMARALGKYIMVVIPDEDFGKPINLMSWGIADNFIKMSELPNYDFNKPSYNFYDGGVY from the coding sequence ATGACAAATCAAAAAAGTAAGACAGTATATTTCTGTGCCGGGTGGTTTACTGACAAGCAAAATAAAGCTTATGAGGATGCAATGAATGCAATTAAGGATAACCCTACAGTAGATGTAGAGAATTCTTATGTGCCATTACAACATCAATATAAAGGATTACGTGTTGATGAACATCCAGAGCTTTTGCAAGATCGCGAATGGAGTACAGCAACTTACAATGGTGATCGAGTAGGTGTTTCAACTTCTGATATGCTTTTAGCAGTCTACATTCCTGAAGAAGAAGATGTAGGAATGGGTGTTGAATTAGGAATGGCACGCGCACTAGGTAAATATATTATGGTAGTGATTCCTGATGAAGACTTTGGTAAACCAATTAATTTAATGAGTTGGGGAATTGCAGATAATTTCATTAAAATGTCGGAACTTCCTAATTACGATTTTAATAAACCATCTTACAATTTCTACGATGGTGGAGTATATTAA
- a CDS encoding HAD-IIB family hydrolase, which translates to MGKYRFIAIDVDGTLLDDNDKFDVNRLNKDIELLQRQNYHFIIASGNSYDALSTIFQPCPLVTEFIAENGGRLIINGKSVYGKTHSIATLQQLYAFIKHTFPSPDILSLSGETQTILAEQYRDVPVPFYPHHTYFSDLQKIIEPIYNLNIGWAKRKLSQTIIQGYVNQLNEQFPNLIQATYSGAYGIDILPAGVNKALGLKRLVENYLNGTLDQVVAFGDTSNDIEMLSEVGYGYAMKNATDDLLKVADKVTRYDNNHTGLLSEIEYQFINR; encoded by the coding sequence ATGGGAAAATACCGTTTTATTGCGATCGATGTTGATGGCACCTTACTAGATGATAATGATAAATTCGACGTTAACCGTTTAAATAAAGATATTGAACTATTACAACGACAAAACTATCACTTTATTATTGCAAGTGGGAATAGTTACGATGCATTGTCAACGATTTTTCAACCGTGCCCACTTGTAACAGAATTTATAGCAGAAAATGGCGGACGACTGATAATAAACGGCAAATCTGTATACGGCAAGACTCATTCAATTGCGACGTTGCAACAACTTTATGCTTTTATTAAGCATACGTTTCCTAGCCCTGACATCCTATCTTTATCTGGCGAAACACAAACAATCCTTGCCGAGCAGTATCGCGATGTTCCAGTCCCTTTTTATCCCCACCACACATATTTTTCTGACCTTCAAAAAATCATTGAGCCAATTTATAACTTAAACATTGGTTGGGCCAAACGCAAATTATCCCAAACTATTATCCAAGGATATGTAAATCAATTAAATGAGCAGTTTCCAAACTTAATTCAAGCGACTTATAGTGGAGCTTATGGCATTGATATCCTGCCGGCAGGCGTAAATAAAGCCTTGGGATTAAAAAGACTAGTTGAAAATTACTTGAACGGAACTCTAGATCAAGTAGTTGCTTTTGGAGATACTTCAAACGATATTGAGATGTTATCAGAAGTTGGTTATGGATATGCAATGAAAAATGCTACTGATGACCTACTAAAAGTTGCTGATAAAGTTACAAGATACGATAATAATCATACTGGTCTATTATCAGAGATTGAATATCAATTTATTAACCGTTAA
- a CDS encoding YetF domain-containing protein produces the protein MIIENDEANVRFPLINDGQINIDVMELIHHDEQWVFEQIHKAGYGSVDDIYLGEYINGKLTLIPYPKA, from the coding sequence GTGATCATCGAAAATGATGAAGCTAATGTTCGCTTCCCACTAATTAATGATGGACAGATCAATATTGACGTAATGGAATTGATCCATCATGATGAACAGTGGGTATTTGAACAAATCCATAAAGCAGGATATGGCAGTGTTGATGATATCTATCTTGGCGAATATATTAATGGCAAATTAACTTTAATACCATATCCAAAAGCTTAA
- a CDS encoding LPXTG cell wall anchor domain-containing protein: MNHLNHLHVLRNTCLVGLTTASTILSLSLNTPPVLAVLQEPITQPVSNANNQKERVQIKRVIYFHLLNEVKKVEQVSYAYREVLNDPTKKAIWIIEPFEEVNIPDQAGFKPSIDKIPTVTEIEDLSQLKNTINVYYQPLNKNEGPKKDSKENTLAEKQKEGQAKENKKEEKQDSQDNYPMKEDLEDDNQVTENYEEVNNTRKQQNVHQRIAGINNRLNRSHRDSHKNDNSDQQILPQTGNETDNLTTFLGLGITVTVAGMSLFLLNRAHKKK; encoded by the coding sequence ATGAACCATTTAAACCACCTTCATGTATTGCGAAACACTTGCTTAGTAGGCTTAACGACAGCGTCAACGATCCTTTCGCTATCGTTAAATACACCACCAGTTCTAGCGGTACTCCAAGAACCAATTACGCAGCCCGTATCTAACGCAAATAACCAGAAAGAACGTGTCCAAATCAAACGTGTAATTTATTTTCATCTCCTAAATGAGGTTAAAAAAGTGGAACAAGTGTCTTATGCTTACCGTGAAGTACTGAATGATCCAACCAAAAAGGCAATTTGGATTATTGAACCTTTTGAGGAAGTTAATATCCCTGACCAAGCTGGTTTTAAACCATCAATAGATAAGATTCCAACTGTTACAGAAATAGAGGATCTATCGCAATTAAAAAATACGATAAATGTTTATTATCAGCCTCTCAATAAAAATGAAGGGCCAAAAAAAGACAGCAAAGAAAATACGTTAGCAGAAAAGCAAAAGGAGGGGCAAGCAAAGGAGAATAAAAAAGAGGAAAAGCAAGATTCACAGGATAATTACCCCATGAAAGAAGATCTGGAGGATGATAATCAGGTTACGGAAAATTATGAGGAGGTAAATAATACAAGAAAGCAGCAAAATGTGCACCAACGGATAGCAGGTATTAATAATCGACTAAATCGTTCACATCGGGATTCACATAAAAACGATAATTCTGACCAGCAAATACTTCCACAGACAGGAAATGAGACTGATAATTTAACGACTTTTCTTGGCTTGGGAATAACGGTAACGGTCGCGGGGATGAGTCTTTTTTTGCTAAATAGAGCGCACAAAAAGAAATAA
- a CDS encoding amino acid permease: MDNQKNEVKLNRTMTPGQMEMIAIGGTIGSGLFMGATSTIKWTGPSVLLAYAFVGLVLYGVMRALGEMIYISPGTGSFADYGSKYIHPLAGYLTKWSNVFQFIIVGISDIIAMSQYLNYWWPNLPDWISGLVMIIILTLANLASAKAYGRLEFWFAMIKVVTIIVMIILGLLVIVLGLGNNWHPVGISNLWSHGGFFTGGFMGFMFSLSVIAGSYQGIELLGITAGEAASPRHAIVESVKSVIWRILIFYIGAIFVIVSIYPWDELKAVGSPFVETFTKVGITGAAGIINFVVLTAALSGANSGIYSASRMLFKLSVDGEVPKVFSKLSKRVVPNVAILTISFWIFLGFIVNMLLSMFNAASANIFVIVYSSSVLPGMVPWFIILISELNFRRHNPAELKDHPFKMPFYPAYNYFSLIALSVILLFMFFNPDTRISVSVGAVFLVIMSIIYKLRTQRQDKLA; this comes from the coding sequence ATGGATAATCAGAAAAATGAAGTTAAATTAAATCGGACAATGACTCCCGGACAAATGGAAATGATTGCAATTGGTGGGACAATTGGTAGTGGTCTTTTCATGGGAGCCACATCAACTATTAAATGGACTGGTCCTTCTGTCCTATTAGCATATGCCTTTGTAGGTTTAGTCCTGTATGGTGTTATGCGTGCGTTAGGGGAAATGATCTATATCAGTCCAGGAACTGGTTCCTTTGCGGACTATGGGTCTAAATATATTCATCCCTTAGCTGGATACCTGACAAAGTGGAGTAACGTCTTTCAGTTTATCATTGTTGGTATCTCGGATATTATCGCCATGAGTCAATACCTTAATTATTGGTGGCCTAACTTGCCAGACTGGATTTCTGGGTTAGTAATGATCATTATCTTGACGCTTGCGAACCTTGCATCTGCTAAGGCATATGGCCGGTTGGAATTCTGGTTTGCGATGATTAAAGTTGTTACAATTATTGTTATGATCATTCTTGGATTGTTAGTAATTGTCCTTGGGTTGGGTAACAATTGGCATCCGGTTGGAATTTCCAATTTATGGTCACATGGTGGATTCTTTACTGGTGGATTCATGGGATTCATGTTCTCACTATCTGTGATTGCTGGATCCTATCAAGGAATTGAATTACTTGGTATTACTGCTGGTGAAGCCGCTTCACCACGCCATGCAATTGTTGAGTCAGTTAAATCTGTTATTTGGCGGATTTTAATTTTCTATATTGGGGCAATTTTCGTTATCGTTTCCATTTATCCATGGGACGAATTAAAAGCAGTTGGATCACCATTCGTTGAGACATTTACTAAAGTTGGTATTACTGGAGCAGCTGGAATCATTAACTTTGTTGTTTTGACTGCTGCATTGTCCGGTGCCAACTCAGGAATCTATAGTGCTAGTCGGATGCTTTTCAAGCTTTCAGTTGATGGTGAGGTTCCTAAGGTCTTTAGTAAATTGTCAAAGCGGGTTGTACCAAATGTTGCGATCTTAACAATTTCATTCTGGATTTTCCTTGGCTTTATTGTTAACATGCTTCTATCAATGTTTAATGCAGCCTCTGCTAATATCTTCGTGATTGTATATAGTTCAAGTGTCCTTCCCGGAATGGTACCATGGTTTATTATTTTGATTTCAGAATTAAACTTCCGGCGTCACAATCCGGCTGAATTAAAGGATCACCCATTCAAGATGCCATTTTATCCAGCATATAACTACTTTAGCTTGATTGCGCTAAGTGTTATCTTACTATTTATGTTCTTTAACCCAGATACACGGATTTCAGTCAGTGTTGGGGCAGTCTTCTTAGTTATTATGAGCATTATCTACAAGTTAAGAACTCAGCGCCAAGATAAATTAGCATAA
- a CDS encoding DUF3290 family protein has translation MKKGVAIIIFALLIAVMTLLYLRHRLITRYRDLGIIFFLLLLLFIGSQVTDMEKSTTQ, from the coding sequence ATGAAAAAAGGGGTTGCTATTATCATTTTTGCACTCTTGATTGCAGTAATGACACTTTTATATTTACGACATCGTCTTATTACCCGTTATCGTGATCTAGGAATAATTTTCTTTTTACTATTGTTGCTTTTTATTGGCTCTCAAGTTACCGATATGGAAAAAAGTACCACACAGTAA